The segment ATGGCTGCCTGCATGGCGATGGGCGCGCATGGGGCGTGGACCGCGTCGGTCTGGCTGACGACGGCGGAAGCCGAGACCAGCCCGACCGTGAAGCAGAAGATGCTGGCCGCCACGTCACGCGACACCGTGCGCTCGCGCAGCCGCACGGGAAAATACACCCGCCAGCTGCGCTCGCCGTGGACCGATGCCTGGCAGGCCGAAGGCGCGCCCGATCCGCTGCCCATGCCGCTGCAGGGGCTGGCGGTGCGACGCGCCTTCGCGCGCATCGACCAGCTGGCCGAGAGCGGCCATGCCGGCGCCAAGGCGCTCGCCACCTACTACGTCGGCCAGGCCGTCGGCCTGATGAACGCGGAGCAGTCAGCGCGCAGCGTGGTCTACGACTTCATGCGCGACTACGCCGAAGCCGTCGAGCGCCTGTCCGGCACGCTGGCGGATTGACGACGGACAGCATGGAACCGCACAAGGTCTCATGGCCAAACGGGTGCGCCGTCCAGCCCCGCGGTTTCCGGCAGGCCGCAGATCAGGTTCGCGTTCTGCACCGCCTGGCCGGCCGCTCCCTTGCCGAGATTGTCGACCACGCCCATCGCGATCACCAGGTTGCGTTCCGGATCGGCCGCGTAGCTGACGAATGCGAAGTTCGAGCCGGTCGCCCACTTGGTCTGCGGCGGATTGTCGGTCACGCGCACGAACGCGCGGGCGGCGTAGAAGCGCCGCGCCGAGTCCAGGCATTGCTGCGTGGTGGCGCGGCCGCGACAGTAGATGGTGGCGAGCACGCCGCGGGTCATCGGCACCAGATGCGGCGTGAACACCAGCCCGGCCGCGCTGCCGCCGCTCAGCCGCTCGATCGTCCTGGCCATCTCCGGCATGTGGGTGTGCTTGAGCAGACCATAGGGCACCAGGTTCTCGTTGCCCTCGGCGTAGCCGAACCTGCTGTCGGCGCCGCCCCGGCCGGCACCGGAGATGCCCGTCTTGGCGTCGATCACGATGTTGCCAGGCTCGATCAGCTTGTCGGCCAGCAGCGGTGCCAGCGCGTTCAGCACCGCCGCAGGGAAGCAGCCGGGGTTGGCGACGCGGCTCTGTCCCCCGATCTGGGCCGGCCAGACGTCGGCCAGGCCGTACGCCCAACCTTCGACGTAGCGGTGGTCGCCGCCGATGTCGACGATCTTCACGTCCTTGGCGACGCGCGCCAGCGCCTCGGCCGAGGCGCCCGTGGGCAGCGACGCGAACAGCACGTCGAGCTTCGGCAGGCGCGCGGGGTCCCACTTCTCGATCACCAGCTCGGCCAGCCTGGCCGGCGTACCGGGGAAGCGGTCCACCAACCGGCTGCCCGCGCTGCCCTCGCCCGCGGCGTAGACCAGCTCGAAGGACGGGTGGCTCGCGACCAGGCGCATCGCCTCGCCGCCGCCAAAACCGCTGATCCCGACAATGCCGACGCGAATGCTCATGGTGATGTCCTTCTGGTGGAGT is part of the Alphaproteobacteria bacterium genome and harbors:
- the argC gene encoding N-acetyl-gamma-glutamyl-phosphate reductase; protein product: MSIRVGIVGISGFGGGEAMRLVASHPSFELVYAAGEGSAGSRLVDRFPGTPARLAELVIEKWDPARLPKLDVLFASLPTGASAEALARVAKDVKIVDIGGDHRYVEGWAYGLADVWPAQIGGQSRVANPGCFPAAVLNALAPLLADKLIEPGNIVIDAKTGISGAGRGGADSRFGYAEGNENLVPYGLLKHTHMPEMARTIERLSGGSAAGLVFTPHLVPMTRGVLATIYCRGRATTQQCLDSARRFYAARAFVRVTDNPPQTKWATGSNFAFVSYAADPERNLVIAMGVVDNLGKGAAGQAVQNANLICGLPETAGLDGAPVWP